Part of the Bacillus sp. N1-1 genome, TCTGCCGTCTCATCATCGGCAGTAGCTACACTAAGACCTGTACTACCAGTCATATTTGAGATAGTAATAGAAATTGTTTGATCTTGGTTTGCACCTACTTGGAAATTAAACGCTCCTGAGCCTGTGCTAGTTCCATCAAGAAGACTTTCTGTATTGAATTCAGTATTAGTAGTAATTCTGTTTAACTCTTTTGCTAACTGATTTGCTTCTGTTTGAAGAGCTTTTCTATCGTCTACATTATTAGTATCGTTGGAAGCCTGTACAGCTAATTCACGCATACGTTGTAAAATTGAATGCGACTCATTTAAACCGCCCTCAGCAGTTTGAAGTAAAGAAATTCCATCTTGAGAATTTCGACTTGCCTGCTCAAGACCACGAATCTGACCACGCATTTTCTCGGAAATTGAAAGTCCCGCTGCATCGTCCCCAGCGCGGTTAATACGAAGACCAGAAGAAAGCTTCTCCATGTTCTTAGATGCGTTCAATTGGTTCGCACCCATCTGATTGTACGTGTTCATTGCTGCTAAGTTGTGATTAATAATCATTCCTAAATCTACCTCCATGTAATGGTTTTATCAAGAAAATCCACATCCGTTTGGACTTCCTAACACCACTATTATCGGCAGGCATTTTAGGATGTTTAATACTTTTCTGAAAAATATTTAAAAAAGAAACGCATCCAATGATAGCGGTTCCTCTTCTAATAAAGATTCACCTTAAATGCGCTTACTCTTCCTTCTCATAAATCCCAGGCAAATAAGCCTCAAGTCCATTCCCATCCGGATCATAAAACTTAAAATGAGCCACTCCAGCCTCTTCATCAACCGTGACGCCACGCTCTCGTAGCACATTCTTAAACGTTTTCGCATGCTTCTCTGCTAGATGAAGCACAGGATATGAGCTGCTCGATTCAGCCGAAGGAAGCTCTTCCCCTTCCTTCAACTCAATCAAACAAATCGCCGTCTGCCCTTCACCAACGCCAAGCACCACGGTACCACCATAGTTCTTTGTCACATGAAGACCGAGCATTTCTTCATACCAGTTCACTGCATTCTTTATATCCCGTACACGAATGTTCACTTGATAAACGCCTTCAAAGAAACTCATCAAGTCCCTCCTATGAACTCGTTTTTTTCCTGAACTCCTTCAAATCCTCCAGGCTAAACTCCTGCATCGCCGCAAGCTTATTTTCCGATTGAATCGCTTCATATACTTCTTTTCGGTGGATGGCAATATTCTTCGGTGCTTCTACACCAAGCTTCACCGTATCGCCGTCAATGCTAATAATCTTAAGTTCTATTTCATCATTAATGACAATCGATTCGCCTTTTTTACGTCCAAGTACGAGCATTTACTCCGCCTCCTCTGTGTTCACTTGCTTTAAGAGAGGTTCTTTGATGCCATACTCCTGTTTGAGGACAAGTTGTTTTCCAGTGCGTTCTTCGGTGTTAAATATAAGCGGTGCTTTTAAATTCATTGTCGCTTCTTTTAATGAGCCCTGAACCGTAAGAATCGAGAGCACGAGCGCGTGGGCTGGATCGGATAGATTTAGCTGAGCGAGCGTGCTGTCATCAAGGTTTACTTCATAATTTGGGTAAAAGGAAAACGGATCCGCGAGGAAAAAGCAAAGGCCGCTTTCTTCTGTTGATTGTAAAAAGTAAAAAGGAGACTCATCTTTGTCATCGGCGGGTAATAGACAGTAAGTTGTAAAGTGCTCAAGGCCAGGGATGCCACTTTCAAACGTGACGAGACGTTCTTCGGTGACGTCCATTTCTCCAAAGCGTGCAGTATGTAATTTCATAGCGATCTCCTTTGTTGATCAGTGTGTACCTTCATTATAAGGCCTATAGCGCTTTTTTCCATGGATAATTTGTTGTCTTTTTGAAATTTCGGTAAACTTAAGGTAACAGACAACCGCTGAAAAAGAAGAATCGTGTCGAAGGTTTATTCTTAATTAACATAATGATCAACATGAAAGGGGAAAGCCATGAAGATCACCTTTTATCCGCTCGGTGAAGCAGCTGTGAAATGCTGTTTTCATGAAGACGTTTCAACTGGCCTTACGAATAACATTCAATCGTTTTGTCAAAAGCTTCACCACAATCATGCTGGCATTACGGAATGGGTACCTGCCTATGACTCTGTGGCCGTTTACTATGATCCGTGGAAGCTTTCGTATGAAGAAATCACTAACGTCCTTCAACCTATCGCAAACGAAATTGATGTAAATCACCAGAAAACGAATACGGTGATTACCATTCCAACTGTTTACGGGAGCGACTATGGTCCGGACCTTGAAAATCTCGCAGCTGCTACCAACCTTTCCACAACAGAAGTGATCGACTTACATACGAAGCGCCACTACCTCATTAATATGATCGGCTTTTTACCAGGCTTTCCTTACTTAAGCGGAATTGATGAACGACTCGCGATGCCGCGCCTTGAAAACCCAAGGAAGTCTGTTCCAGCCGGATCGGTTGGTATTGCGGAAAGTCAGACGGGCATTTACCCGCTCGCTTCACCCGGCGGCTGGAATATTATCGGGCGCACACCGCTCAAGCTTTTTGATGCTGAAAAAGAAGAGCCGTTTCTGTTTGAGCAGGGCGATTATTTACGGTTTACTTCGATCACAGAAGATGAATTTAAGCGCATTCAGCAAGAAATTGAGGATGGCACGTACGAACTTGAATGCAGGGAGGAATCCGAATGACGTTTCGTATTGATTTAAACAGTGACCTTGGAGAAAGCTTTGGTACTTATGTGGTCGGTCAGGATGAACAGGTGCTTGAACTTGTTTCTTCAGCAAATATTGCATGCGGCTATCATGCCGGAGACCCGCATATTATGAATAAAACGGTGGAATGGGCGAAAGAGCATCACGTTGGTATCGGCGCCCATCCTGGATTTCCGGACTTAGTTGGTTTTGGCCGCCGCAATATGAACATTACACCAGAGGATACTTACTCACTCGTTCTTTATCAAATCGGAGCACTGCACGGGTTCTGCAGGGCGCATGAAGTTCCACTTCAGCACGTCAAACCGCATGGTGCGCTTTACAATATGGCATCAAAGGATCCCGAACTCGCAAACGCCATTGCGCAGG contains:
- the hag gene encoding flagellin Hag gives rise to the protein MIINHNLAAMNTYNQMGANQLNASKNMEKLSSGLRINRAGDDAAGLSISEKMRGQIRGLEQASRNSQDGISLLQTAEGGLNESHSILQRMRELAVQASNDTNNVDDRKALQTEANQLAKELNRITTNTEFNTESLLDGTSTGSGAFNFQVGANQDQTISITISNMTGSTGLSVATADDETADAIDISSTNTVASAAITTIDTAITLVSEERSKLGAVQNRLEHSINNLGTTAQNLTAAESRIRDVDMAKEMMDFTKNNILNQASQAMLAQANQSSSAVLQLLR
- a CDS encoding VOC family protein, producing MSFFEGVYQVNIRVRDIKNAVNWYEEMLGLHVTKNYGGTVVLGVGEGQTAICLIELKEGEELPSAESSSSYPVLHLAEKHAKTFKNVLRERGVTVDEEAGVAHFKFYDPDGNGLEAYLPGIYEKEE
- the csrA gene encoding carbon storage regulator CsrA, translated to MLVLGRKKGESIVINDEIELKIISIDGDTVKLGVEAPKNIAIHRKEVYEAIQSENKLAAMQEFSLEDLKEFRKKTSS
- a CDS encoding flagellar assembly protein FliW, which produces MKLHTARFGEMDVTEERLVTFESGIPGLEHFTTYCLLPADDKDESPFYFLQSTEESGLCFFLADPFSFYPNYEVNLDDSTLAQLNLSDPAHALVLSILTVQGSLKEATMNLKAPLIFNTEERTGKQLVLKQEYGIKEPLLKQVNTEEAE
- the pxpB gene encoding 5-oxoprolinase subunit PxpB, with protein sequence MKITFYPLGEAAVKCCFHEDVSTGLTNNIQSFCQKLHHNHAGITEWVPAYDSVAVYYDPWKLSYEEITNVLQPIANEIDVNHQKTNTVITIPTVYGSDYGPDLENLAAATNLSTTEVIDLHTKRHYLINMIGFLPGFPYLSGIDERLAMPRLENPRKSVPAGSVGIAESQTGIYPLASPGGWNIIGRTPLKLFDAEKEEPFLFEQGDYLRFTSITEDEFKRIQQEIEDGTYELECREESE
- a CDS encoding 5-oxoprolinase subunit PxpA, which codes for MTFRIDLNSDLGESFGTYVVGQDEQVLELVSSANIACGYHAGDPHIMNKTVEWAKEHHVGIGAHPGFPDLVGFGRRNMNITPEDTYSLVLYQIGALHGFCRAHEVPLQHVKPHGALYNMASKDPELANAIAQAVKDFNSELILFGLANSELIRAAQDAALPYASEVFADRTYQPDGTLTPRVEKNAMIRDEQAAMEQVIMMVKEGTVTAVDGSIIAIEADTVCVHGDESSALAFIKALRKRFTEENIEMERIGNR